The Acinonyx jubatus isolate Ajub_Pintada_27869175 chromosome F2, VMU_Ajub_asm_v1.0, whole genome shotgun sequence DNA window taatcaaacagCTATTCTAGCCCTTGAACAAAATAGTTCAAACCCTACTGAATTGCATAGGAGAGATGGCATTAGTTTAGTTTATAACATTCAGttaagaaatagttttaaatatcaGTGACTTCTTTATATTCCCTTAGAAATCAAAGGCATTTTCCAGAGTAAAAAAacgaacaacaaaaaaaagacacctgTGAGAATAGGGATTCTTCGAGAATAGGATACTATTATTACTAAGCTGATgctttacttaatttattttttaattttagagcaggggagagggacagagagagagagagaatcttaagcaggctccacatccagtgcagagccccacacagggcttgatctcatgactgtgatatcatgacctgagctgaaatcaaaagtcagatgctcaagtgactgagccacccaggctccctgctttttattttataatattggaAGTCTGGGCACGAGGGGTATTTAGGCCAACTTTCCGTCTGTTGCTTGGATCCATCAAATAGATATGTAGTATGTACTTGAATAACCCCAGTGGAGAGGATCTTGCCACCTTCAAAGGCAGGGCATTCTCTCTTTGGACAGTTCTGTTTCctaaaaagttttcttcttttactgaGTCAGTATATCTCCTCAGACAGACCAGGTTTTGCTTTATAATCTTTGAAGTAAACTTTTTCTCCTCAGTTCAGCTAGGAAAAGGATTATACTAGTGAATGAAAATAGTTCTTGAGGTAGAGAGTAAATGAGACCGCTTAACTCATTTCCATTCTCATTTAGTTTAGACTTAAGCACACCACCTTTCATTGGGGTAgcattaaaattgtattttaggggcacctggctcagtcagttaagtgtcctacttcagctcaggtcatgatctcacagttcctgaatttgagccctgcatcaggctctgtgctgtcagcacagagccccttttgactcctctgtctccctctctctttgctcctcctatgcactttctctctttgtctctctctctctctcaaaaataagagagagatgTTTAAcgtttaataaacattaaaacattttattttaggggcgcctgggtggttcagtcggttgaacgtccgacttcggctcaggtcatgatctcgcagtctgtgagttcgagccctgcgtcgggctctgtgctgacagctcagtgcctggagcctgcttcagattctgtgtctccctgtctctctgcccctcccctgctcatgctgtttctctctctctctctctgtcaaaaataagtaaacattaaaaaaaaattaaaaaaaaattttttttaatatttgggtacaaaattattaaaatgtatgtgtatgagaataattcactttttcttgatgagtcaCGGTCATTCTTGTAAATTTCAGCTGCTATTCTCTGTGGTGATGTTCTCTGGGCATGTTGAGTTTCATAGGACTATTTTCCTATTTGTTCTAGTTcaagttaataaacattttgtGAGTCCCTACTTCTAGGCTTCTTGTATGCAAAGGGGATGCAGAAATAAACGAGAAGTCAGCCAAGATAGTTAAGCTGGGAGAGCATTAGATTGAAGATATAAAGGTTCTTGGAAGAATGGGACACAAACTTCTAGTAAGGAGAGCAGGAGTACGGAGAGGTTGGAGGACAGATACGTAACACTCCTGTGCCACAACGCAGTAAGTGCTAGACCGAACGATAAACCGAGGAGGAGATGGGGCCAAGTTAGAGGGAGAAGGTGATCTAGAAGACAAGATCATCACACCACATTCACAGATAAGGTCCTGGCCTAAGGAACAGCCTTCACTGTGTGTCCCTGGAGCGGCAGTTGTGTCTACTGTGCCCAAAGCATAAGGAAATAGGAGTCaggagagagatggaagaaaatcGAGATCGAGGCCAAGTTGTGGTAAGAACTACATGTGGCTTAAGGAGGTTGGACTTCATTCTTTTGGCATTGGGGAAGCTTTAAGTCAGGTGACTGATATGATCAGATACGTTTTATAAATTCTGGTAGCATTGTGAAGAATGGTTAAGAATAATGTTTCTGAAACTATGATCATTCGTATCCATCTTTGCTGCTTTTGTCATACTTGGCCATGCTACTGGAATGATAAAACAAACCAGTGGGAGGAAGAAAGCACAACTGATGGACTGAATTTCATATACACTTAATGCCAGAGTCTCTGAGTACCTGTGActgctttttatagttttcaagttCCTCCTTAGTAACAGCTTATCATTTCGCATTGATAACAGTGTGCTTACCAAAGCAGAGTCTTCTCCTACTTCCCTTTTATTATAGAGCTGGCTGAAAAATCCAAGCAACAAGCCTGGGGGCTGACCATTAGTATAGTACGTGACCTTCAGTGAATTGGCTTGGGATAATCCTCCTTAGAGGACTTTTTTCCTGGTTCTAGTCTTATTCTAGATCTTTATAACTGAGCTATCCAACAACTTCGTATAAGTGAAATATAACTGCAATTTGTTTAAAAGATCATAATCAcgcatttgaaacatttttaaatttattttaatgtaggtgATTGGAGTTGTGCTTCAAAAAGTTCAGCAGTCCAACAGTATTTTATCTGCCAACGATAAGCTCTTTACTTGATTGCACCATGAAAAAGCTGCTAATGAAACTTGTTGAACACAAAAATGGACTTGAAGAACCAAAAGCCATTGTTTTCAAGTGAAGAATTCTGAACAGTTTTAAGCTTCAGTGCTTTTTAATCACCACTGAGATTTTGCTCATAACATCAGAATGGCAAGCAGGCGAAAATCCACAACACCCTGCATGGTCCTTGCCAGTGAGCAAGATCCAGACCTTGAGTTGATATCAGATTTGGATGACGGGCCTCCTGTACTTACACCTGTAGACAACACCAGGGCAGAGAGTATCTCAAGTGATGAAGAAGTTCATGAATCTGTGGATTCTGacaatcagcaaaataaaaaagttgaaggTGGCTATGAATGTAAATATTGTACTTTTCAAACCCCAGATCTAAATATGTTTACTTTTCATGTGGATTCAGAACATCCCAACGTAGTGCTAAACTCATCCTATGTTTGTGTCGAATGCAATTTTCTTACCAAAAGGTATGATGCACTTTCTGAGCATAATCTGAAATATCACCCAGGAGAGGAGAATTTTAAGTTGACTATGGTGAAACGAAATAACCAGACAATCTTTGAACAGACAATAAATGATCTGACCTTTGATGGGAGTTTTGTTAAGGAGGAGAACTCAGAGCAAGCTGAACCAACAGAAGTTTCTTCAGGAATATCTATCAGTAAAACTCCAATTATGAAAATGATGAAGAATAAAGTAGAGACCAAACGGATCACAGTTCACCACAACTCAGTGGAGGATGTTCCTGAagacaaagagaatgaaatcaaaGCAGATCGTGAAGAAACTGTGGAAAATCCAAGTTCTTCGGCTTCTGAATCCAACACAAGCACTTCTGTTGCGAACAGGATACATCCAGGTGCTGCCAGCACCGTCGTGACGCCGGCAGCGGTTCTTCCTGGGTTAGCACAGGTGATAACCGCCGTCTCGGCTCAGCAGAATTCCAATCTGATTCCCAAAGTCTTAATCCCTGTTAATAGCATTCCTACCTACAATGCTGCATTGGATAACAACCCCCTTTTGCTTAACACCTACAACAAATTCCCTTACCCGACAATGTCAGAAATTACTGTTCTCTCTGCTCAAGCAAAATACACAGAGGAACAGATCAAGATATGGTTTTCAGCCCAACGCCTAAAACATGGTGTCAGCTGGACTCCTGAGGAAGTAGAGGAGGCGAGAAGGAAACAATTCAACGGAACAGTACACACTGTACCTCAGACCATAACTGTTATTCCCACACACATTTCCACAGGGAGTAACGGTTTACCATCCATTTTGCAGACATGCCAAATAGTTGGTCAGCCAGGTCTGGTCCTTACACAAGTGGCTGGAACAAACACCCTGCCGGTGACAGCACCTATAGCCTTGACAGTGGCAGGGGTTCCAAATCAAACAAATGTGCAAAAGAGTCAGGCACCTGCCGCGCAGCCCGTGGCAGAGACAAAGCCGGCGACGGCAGCCGCTCCACCTCCTCAGCTTGTCAAACATGAAAGCACAGTGGCCAACCCTGATTCGTTCGGCATTCGGGCAAAAAAGACGAAAGAGCAACTGGCAGAACTGAAAGTTAGCTACCTTAAAAATCAGTTTCCCCACGATTCAGAAATTATCAGACTTATGAAAATCACAGGCCTGACtaaaggagagattaaaaaatggtTTAGCGACACAAGGTACAACCAGAGAAATTCAAAGAGTAACCAGTGCTTACATCTCAACAACGATTCCTCCACCACGATCGTTATAGACTCCAGCGACGAAACCGCGGAATCCCCAACCGTCGTCACGTCACAGCCCAAACAGTCCTGGAATCCTTTTCCCGACTTTACTCCCCAGAAGTTTAAAGAGAAGACGGCGGAGCAGCTTCGTGCTCTTCAGGCAAGTTTTCTCAACAGCTCCGCACTTACAGATGAAGAATTAAATAGGTTAAGAGCGCAAACCAAACTTACCAGAAGGGAGATTGATGCTTGGTTTacagagaagaagaaatcaaaagctttaaaggaagagaaaatggaaatagagGAAAGTAATGCAGGTAGTTCCAAAGAAGAAGCTGGAGAAGCTTCTCCCAGAGACGAATCTGGTGCACCTAAGCCCGGGAATACAGGCAAGGTGTGTAAGAAAACACCCGAGCAGTTGCACATGCTTAAAAGTGCATTTGTCCGAACGCAGTGGCCGTCGCCAGAGGAGTATGACAAGCTGGCTGAAGAAAGCGGGCTTGCGAGAACAGACATAGTTAGTTGGTTTGGGGACACCCGTTACGCTTGGAAAAACGGAAACTTAAAATGGTACTATTACTATCAAAGCGCCAATTCGAGTAGTGTCAATGGCCTGTCTTCCCTaaggaaaagggggagagggaggcccaaaggaaggggaagaggaagaccGCGCGGGCGGCCGAGAGGGAGCAAGAGGATGAACAACTGGGACAGGGGGCCATCactcataaaatttaaaactggaaCTGCAATACTTAAGGATTATTACCTGAAGCACAAATTTCTTAACGAGCAAGACCTTGACGAACTCGTTAACAAATCACATATGGGCTACGAGCAGGTCAGAGAGTGGTttgcagaaagacagagaagatcAGAGTTAGGTATAGAATTATttgaggaaaatgaggaggaaGATGAAGTCATCGATGATCAGGAAGAGGACGAAGAAGAAACCGATGATAGTGACACTTGGGAACCCCCACGACATGTGAAGCGGAAGCTTTCTAAATCAGATGACTGACATGTAAGTTTTTAATCTGAGCGTACATTCGTCAACCACATACCTTTAGAATAGTTGCCTCGTACCTGACCACGTtcatttttgatagttttttttttttctaaaatggcttttattttagCTAAGAAGATGACCAGGGGCCATGACTGTAGCCAAGAGATACATGATTATTATGTGTAGTCTGATTATTATGATTGTTAGGTTTATTATGTAGAGTTTAATGCTGCTTTAATTACTTACTTTttacatgaaatgtttttttactttatcttaagGGAAAGTTGCCCATTCTCAAAGAAGGGAGatggggcagcgggggggggggggggggggggaggtggattCACAAATACTAAAGATAACTAAAATGTATTGCTTGCAACCCTCCTTCACTAAAGCTTCATTTTTTGCCTATTTAAGGAAAGAATTCAAAAACGAAAActaaaaagaaggggaaaagtaTACCGAAGGAAAGACTTACCACAGGGGTGAGGATTGCTCAGTTTTAGGAAACTAGGTGAAAATGggtatctttttttattcattgtattGCCCCCAAACGATTAGGTTTTTAACTATAGTTTAACATGCTTTATGTGTTAAAATTATTCAGTAATTTTTCTCTTGAAAGCCAAAGGTCTGTTTTAGGCTCTATGTAAATTCACATTTGCTTAGATGGCATCTGTTTTTGAAAACTgtgatataaattatttctgaCTCCGAGATCAAAAGGTAAATAACAGATTTGATATTAAATTAACTCAGTTGCCTAAAGTATCTTTTCACTCTTTGATATAAAACAAACCTGCTACCAGCAGAAACACTGTATTTGGTTAAAATGTATCTCTTGTTATAAAAGCACAAGTAAATATGCTTTAAATCTGAAGGTTTGGCATGttccttaaattttaattcatagaTTGAGTTAATTAAAATTCCACTGTAGTTGCAAATCAGATACCGGATTCAGAGTTAGGATTTCAATTCTTAATACTTCTGGAATTCAATAGCATAGTTCTGTTCTTTCCTACTCTCTGTATTGGAGTATTCCAGGATCAAATTTACACTTTTTTTGAGAACAGTGCACTTGTCACAAAATGTTTGTGTATGTCTATTAGTAGTCCCAAACCATCTTATTATCAGAAGTCACTGCGCTGTTCTCACACAGTAAAGAAGGCAATAAGGCATAGACCCTCATTATCATATGAGCATATTTACTTACTTCCTTAGCTTTTTGCATCCCTACCCCATCCTCTGCTTTTATGCTCTGTTATTCTGCCAGCTATTTCCTTAATTCTTCCACGTCTTCCTCCctggctttatttatttgctaAGCAATTATTTATAGAGAGCTTAATATGTACCAGGCACCTTTTTTACTGTTTAGCAGCCCTCTTccaagttttctttctgttaacacttttttttttttcaggcagaaaaacagatgaaactaAAAATGcacctattttgtattttttttttaacacacctGTCTTAGAATAAAGCCTCGCGCCAGGTTGTAGAGCGTAATGTAAGTCACCAGCAGTTGAACAGTTTTTGCAGGTTTACTCTGTGTTGCAGCCCTCTGCTTCCTAATGTCAGAAATTTTCAGGACAGGCTTTCTTCTGACCCagatgcataaaatatttttaacaggcattttttattgttgctaaACACAAGAATTCTCACTTGGCCAAGATGAAAGCAAGAAATGCGTTGCTGCAGCGAATTGTCATTGCGGCTGTAGTAACCTCAGCAGTGATTCTGTAGAGAGCGCCGATCTTCCAAAAATAATAGGAACTTTTTTGTACAGTTTGGTTTGACTTTAAGTTAGTGTAGATAATTCTCGTGTTCTATTGATACTCTAATGGATACTGTGGTCAGAAAATTCATACAAAGCCGCcgttttcaaaatattatatataatatacgtgTACTTTCATGGTACATATTCAGGcatgccttttaaaatattaagtcgAAAATCATGAAACACATTAACTAACAAGTTATTGTTGGCTTAGCAAAATACTTTTTCCTCTTATAAAAGGATTCACCATGAGTTTCCTCTAAATAGCTATTTCTCCATTTAAGTATGGTTCAGTTTACCAAAAATAAGTAACCAAAACTTCCAAAATAGTTATTGCAGAAAGTGAGATACATTTAATATGTTTTGCACAAGCCAGCCttgtatataaatagaaaaaaaatacaagagccTTTAGGTTTCAGTCTTTTTACTACAAATACTGAcaatgaggagcgcctgggtggctcagtcacttaagcgtctgactcttgatttccactcaggtcatgatctcacggttgtgagtttgagccccatgtcaggctctgtgctgaccatggagcctgcttgggattctctctctctctctctctctctctctctctctctctctctctctgtctctctctgcccctcccctgcgtgtgcacgctctctttctctctcaaaatatatgttaattaattttaaaaaaacaaatactgaaaatgaaatatatacttcctactaataattttttaataaatcattacATATAGGTGAAAATGTCTATATGCAGAATATATACATAGGAATTGTTCCCAAAATCTAGTGCTTTATATAAGATGTATATAGCAAGTGATTTCTGTATTAATAAGCGAATACAGAGGATGTATTTTCATGgctaatttgtataatttttgtttctaaagtggtaaacattaaaatattgttttctttaaaattttagttttttattatgtttttcttttatagctgCCTAAAATGTTGGATGAGAATCAATTCTTCAACGCAAGATGTCTGATTTACTGTGAATGGGCCCAAACTTTGATGACACTGAAAACGTTTTGGGGCATACACATTCTCAAAAGATAGGATCCAGTGCCCAAAAGAAATGGAACTTAATGTTGTGCCAAAGTTAAACTACTGCATTTGGCGGAAGTTCTGCAATGTAAATagaacactaattaaaaaaaaaacttgtaaaaattcaaattttaatatagTACATTTTTATTCTGATATGATGGAGATGTTCTGATTCTTAGACTTTCTGAGGGGGTTTAATGACCACTAGAGCTTGTCCTCATCTTTTGTCCAGGTTAATACTGTATGTCTAGTGAGATGGGCCTTACTGCCTATATTCTTTGATACGTGATTAAGCTTATAGCTTTGAGTGACCAAACATTTTACAGagtaaaaattattagaaacagggggaaaaaaagaacctgaTTTATTTCTATGTCTTATTTATCAGGCCTTGCACTAAGATTAAAATTTGTACGTGGGCTTATACCATTTTAATGTAAAACAGCCGATTGACACGCGTTGGAACCATTAAGATTTTGTGGTATCTTTGGCCCTTAATGATTGGATCTTTAATTGAACACACTCGTAGATACCACTCTTACTCTGTAatactctgttcatttttttcattagaagCTGAATTTGCTTTGTAGTAAACTGAAGATAATCAGtattgaagaaggaaaagaaaatggcataAGAATTTGAATAGGGTGAAactctgaaataaatattttaccaaaaatgtGAAGAAGTACCATGTAGTAAATATATACTTAGTGTTTTCTTACAATCATATAGAGATCAGAAATGTTTGTACAGGTGTCAGATCAGAATTTTCAAGAATTATCTTTCAGTGAAATTCTACTGTAGGTAGCAATTTCAGTGAATAGAGAAAAAATTCTGAACTGATCATAATGAGTTAAAGGTTAGCTTTTCACTTATGAATTATGGGAGTGTTAACTGTTAACTCTTGCCATATCAGGAGACTGAAAGTTCATACTAACTTATAAACTTTGTAAAGACAGGTGCTGTTCATTCATGTTGAGAAGGACCCTTTTTTTGTGACTATAGGATCATTTTTCAAACTGTGCTTTCTTCATAGAAAAATGTTCAGTTTAATTAGCTCTGCATTTTAAAACGTTTTTATGAATGACCGGATGTAGTGGGCTTGGCCAGTTTCTTTTGTCTAATTTAATGAATAATATTAAGCTCTTGTTTTTACCTAAATGTTTGTCAGCTAATGAAATGTTATGAAAAAGCCTTGAATATGCatgctgctttcatttttataaactttttattttttaactatagcTTTATTAGTAATTCCAAAATGCTGCAATGTAGCTGATTTCTTCACTCAGACAGCTGGCTTCGTGGGTGGCTTTTTCATACTACTGTTAACTTTTTTAAGAAGAAGCAATGTAAAGACTGTAACAATTTAATGCACTaaactgttctttcttttacacatttaaaaacttcTTAAAGCACTCTGTATTATAATGATTAAATTGCTCCCTTTTTTAAACCATTGCTAACATGTCTGAGTTTTGTTtgacaattttaatattttcagatttgAAATGTCAAGTATTGGAAATGAAGCCTTTGGATATATATTATGCTTCCCTTGCAATATATTAACTTTGTATAACTGTAAATAACTAGTAGtaatccccctcccccctcccccccccccgccaccatctTCTCTTATAAACTTGGCACTTCATTCTGCTCTGATGTTTGCtagcttttaaatatatttatttgacagagCAAAACCCTCTTCTCCTGGTTAATTATGTCCTTGAATACAGAATAAAAGTTAGCAGtgatttgtagttttcagtgatttttttttccattttattaactgagttttttaaaacttgtggTATACTATACATAACAAAGTTTGCCACTATATCTGTTTTTAGGTATATGATTCAATGGCATTAATTACGTTCACAATGTTGGGCAATCATCACaactatttctaaaactttttaattatcccaaacagaaactcagtAACTATTAAGCAATAACTCCACAtccgccctcccccagcccctagtAACCTTTGAAcctactttctgcttctatgaaGTTGCCTGTTCTTGATATttcaaataagtgaaatcatacaatacttgtctttttatatctgacttatttcatgtatcaaaatgttttcaaagttcattcatgttgcagTATATATCagaactttgttcctttttatggctgaataatatatttcagtgtgtgttgCAGGAGGGTAGGGGCAGtgtaccacaattttttttttcttctaacaatACCTATAgccctctggttttgttttttgttttatttgagtatagttgccacacgatgttacattagtttaagatatacaatatagtgattcaacaactgtcaattacattttgtttattctgttgatgggtagacacttgggttgtctcttctaccttttggctagaAAAATGCTATACTAAACATTGGCATATAAGTATCTGAGtctcttttcagttctttcagaTGCATATCTAGgggtggaattactgaatcaaaaaataattctatgtttaattttttgaggaaccatcaaaCTTTTCCACAgtgacaaactgttttccacagtgcctgtaaccattttacattccaccagcaatgtacaaggaATGGTTCCTGATTCTCCGTATCCTCACCaccttttattttcagttttttaaattattattactgtattagTAGGTACGAagtggtatcttgtggttttgatttgccttgctctaatgactaatgatgttcagcatcttttatCTGGTTATtgaccatttttatattttctttggagaaatgtgtattgaAATCTTTCTCCAGGTTTGTAATTGGGTTGCCTcctgttgagttttaggagttctttgtatattctaggtGTTACACCCTTACCagagatatgatttgcaaataccatCGATTCTCATTATCCAGATTCTGTATGTAGAAACTTGactactcactaaaatttatttataacccCCAAATCAATATTCATGGCACTTTTGTGCTCATCCACACACATATGAATGGTGCTGAAACATTTGAGTTCCAATCTGCATGTTCCCAGGTGGGGttacatacaaaacaaaacaaaaaacaaaacaaacaaaaacgatgCTTTGCCTCTTGCCTCTTATTTCAGCTCTCAGAATCTAAAGAATCATCTTTTTTGTAGTCTGTTAGTGCCACTTTTGaagtatttttgtgtcttttggtggtgatttcactgtttaaaatgacCCCTAAGTATAGTCCTGGTATGCTGTCTAGTGTTTGTAAATGCAAGAAGTCTGTGAggtgccttatggagaaaatacatgtttgACAAGTTTtattcaggcatgagttatatTGCTGTTGGCTgagagttcaatgttaatgaattaacaatgtatattaaataaggtgtctttaaacaaaagcacatgaaacaaggttatgtattgacCAGTTTATGAAAAGGTTATGATCAGAAGCTCCCAGGTTCTTACCCCTAGGAGCATTTgttcagtattcactaattcagtgttcaTGGTGACTTTATAGAACACAACTAACTTTTGTAGGAGAAACGAGAATTGCCtatattttctcccttctgtagattgtattttcactttcttgatagtgtcctttgatgcacagaacATTTTCAGTTTTGGTGAAGTtcagtttattattattgttgttgttgctcatgcttttgatgttgcttaagccccacatcgggcataAAGATTACCTAATAAGAAAAattccattgccaaatccaaggtcatgaagatttactcctacattttcttctaagggttttgTGGTTACAGCTCTTGTATTTAGgtcattaatccatttttttttaaatgattatttttgagagagagagagagagagggaggggtactgagagcaggggacagaggatccgaaaggggctctgtgctgacagcagagagcctaatgtggggctcgaactcacaaactatgagatcatgacctgaaccaaaatcggctagtaactgaccgagccacccaatcACCCTGgtcattaatccattttgagtaaatttttgtgtatgatgagATAGAGgttgaacttcatttttttgcatgtggtaatccagttatcccagcaccatctgtTCAAACAACTATCTTTCCCTCATTGAATGGACttagcacccttgtcaaaaatcagttggctaggggctcctgagtggctcagttggttaagtacctgactcttgatttcagctcaggtcatgatctcccagttcatgggattgagccctgtgttaggctctgcactgacagcacggagcctgcttgggcttcactccctctctctgcccctcctccactcattttctctctctctctctctctctctctctctctctctctctctctctgaaaataaactttaaaaaaatcagttggctgtatatgtgaaggtttatttctggactctcactTATATTCCCTTGGTCTGTATATCTATCCTTTTGCCCATGCCACACTATTTTGATTCTTTTAGATTTCCAGTAAGTTTTCAAATCAGGAGTGTGAGTccttaactttcttctttttcaagattgttttgtctcTTTGGGGCGCCTTGCAATTCCAAATGAATTTGAGGattggcttttccatttctgaaaaagtTATTGGAAGTTTGAATTATGAACTATGGAAGCAATTATGCTGAATCtttagattg harbors:
- the ZHX1 gene encoding zinc fingers and homeoboxes protein 1, producing MASRRKSTTPCMVLASEQDPDLELISDLDDGPPVLTPVDNTRAESISSDEEVHESVDSDNQQNKKVEGGYECKYCTFQTPDLNMFTFHVDSEHPNVVLNSSYVCVECNFLTKRYDALSEHNLKYHPGEENFKLTMVKRNNQTIFEQTINDLTFDGSFVKEENSEQAEPTEVSSGISISKTPIMKMMKNKVETKRITVHHNSVEDVPEDKENEIKADREETVENPSSSASESNTSTSVANRIHPGAASTVVTPAAVLPGLAQVITAVSAQQNSNLIPKVLIPVNSIPTYNAALDNNPLLLNTYNKFPYPTMSEITVLSAQAKYTEEQIKIWFSAQRLKHGVSWTPEEVEEARRKQFNGTVHTVPQTITVIPTHISTGSNGLPSILQTCQIVGQPGLVLTQVAGTNTLPVTAPIALTVAGVPNQTNVQKSQAPAAQPVAETKPATAAAPPPQLVKHESTVANPDSFGIRAKKTKEQLAELKVSYLKNQFPHDSEIIRLMKITGLTKGEIKKWFSDTRYNQRNSKSNQCLHLNNDSSTTIVIDSSDETAESPTVVTSQPKQSWNPFPDFTPQKFKEKTAEQLRALQASFLNSSALTDEELNRLRAQTKLTRREIDAWFTEKKKSKALKEEKMEIEESNAGSSKEEAGEASPRDESGAPKPGNTGKVCKKTPEQLHMLKSAFVRTQWPSPEEYDKLAEESGLARTDIVSWFGDTRYAWKNGNLKWYYYYQSANSSSVNGLSSLRKRGRGRPKGRGRGRPRGRPRGSKRMNNWDRGPSLIKFKTGTAILKDYYLKHKFLNEQDLDELVNKSHMGYEQVREWFAERQRRSELGIELFEENEEEDEVIDDQEEDEEETDDSDTWEPPRHVKRKLSKSDD